A genomic stretch from Penicillium digitatum chromosome 4, complete sequence includes:
- a CDS encoding DNA polymerase gamma has translation MSVNVPTNSRQKEKDINQKLQFFGIYHAFKNSKLPSNKQCDIALNSALNSKALTSPSKELSSDGKTLVADLRNVIDAAKKMLLVKNEGELLQDFVWQAQKVSAGNTNSQRPAGLPVDKEAGQQDASKAIDGLKTLGTLMITNGEFRKLLSDAMTLGRDIAADASQKAASQLRPSEEELSQIDQAEEENVWYEKPSLSKDDLKSKSKKKKAEKGSAASASAAVAEEETGKSPQDTRKEYSDKTKNYLSEKIPKERREQTIWRLKKMIIEIQGHADYQQAIETLLSLAEQYAGHAKDVSNQGGSSARDVLKTDNVLAVQYNLRTLIERFANHTSLDGFFESLNTVYRDAEKDPELRNWFTNVDNLIRKSLREQGFIMEDECNRQWNEIYDKGRYLLRERYRGHSDRIVDEVKFLADQFEQDPQNQALAESIQKLFKDLGHDASGKPTFKPDLLRDLRDVIIPGIFENVRYVPIPRIEVSDPIVDVVVENLCLEGDNLMPNVVEFGSDNYFRWGRKKINNKRDNKIMISMSGIQMDLRDVSYYINKKEGFPAITDRGVMDIFLGGEGLSIRIAASTAQKNDNEHFFKLDKVNVGIKNMDIKLKKSSHKLLFNTFKPMLFRVVRPALQKVVEGQIREAFRRGDLFAKDIHTEATRAQKAAREDPANAPSIFSRYADAVRARTQAKAKQVEGAAKRDTKVQTLMTLHGSIFPDVELPGAVSTKATEYADLAAKGERWESPIFSIGSASESTGIPSGGPIIKKSAASTHGAGAAGVVSAASVSGATAAAASNTANGTNGNKASEYQSRGFSDEVDQAFVNHKSQNLGEAAKHRVSGANDADGVTNVANGTAINNIGTTV, from the exons ATGTCAGTGAATGTTCCCACCAATTCAAGGCAGAAGGAGAAG GATATCAATCAGAAGCTCCAATTTTTTGGTATCTACCATG CCTTCAAGAACAGCAAGCTCCCTTCA aacaagcaatgcGATATAGCTCTGAACTCCGCCTTGAACTCCAAGGCCCTCACATCTCCATCTAAGGAACTCTCATCCGACGGAAAGACCCTTGTGGCAGATCTGCGGAATGTCATTGACGCAGCTAAGAAGATGCTTTTGGTCAAGAATGAGGGTGAACTCCTGCAAGACTTTGTGTGGCAAGCCCAGAAGGTGTCAGCTGGTAACACCAATTCTCAGCGCCCTGCTGGGCTCCCCGTTGACAAGGAGGCCGGTCAGCAAGATGCTAGCAAGGCTATTGATGGCCTGAAGACTCTGGGCACACTCATGATCACCAATGGAGAGTTTAGAAAACTAC TGAGCGATGCCATGACCCTAGGCAGGGATATTGCTGCCGATGCTTCTCAAAAAGCTGCCAGTCAGCTCCGCCCCTCAGAGGAGGAGCTTTCTCAAATTGACCAAGCTGAAGAGGAAAATGTGTGGTACGAGAAGCCCAGTCTCTCCAAGGATGACCTGAAGTCCAAatccaagaagaaaaaggct GAGAAGGGAAGCGCTGCTTCCGCTTCCGCAGCGGTTGCCGAAGAAGAGACTGGCAAATCACCGCAGGATACGAGGAAGGAATATTCCGacaagacgaagaactacTTGTCTGAGAAGATTCCCAAGGAGCGTCGCGAGCAGACTATCTGGCGCctgaagaagatgatcattGAGATCCAGGGTCATGCTGACT ACCAGCAAGCCATTGAAACCTTGTTGAGTTTGGCCGAGCAATACGCCGGACATGCCAAGGACGTCTCCAACCAGGGCGGCAGCTCAGCCCGTGACGTTCTGAAGACCGACAATGTCCTGGCTGTTCAGTACAACCTGCGAACTCTTATCGAACGCTTTGCCAACCACACCTCTCTGGACGGCTTCTTCGAGTCGCTAAACACCGTTTACCGCGATGCTGAGAAGGATCCCGAACTCCGAAACTGGTTCACAAACGTCGACAACTTGATTCG CAAATCTCTGCGCGAGCAGGGTTTCATTATGGAAGACGAATGCAACCGCCAGTGGAACGAGATTTACGACAAGGGCCGTTACCTCCTGCGCGAGCGTTATCGCGGTCACTCCGATCGTATTGTCGACGAGGTCAAGTTCCTGGCCGACCAATTCGAGCAGGACCCTCAAAACCAGGCCCTTGCTGAGTCGATCCAGAAGCTGTTCAAGGATCTGGGCCACGACGCCAGCGGCAAGCCCACCTTCAAACCGGATCTTCTTCGGGATCTCCGCGATGTCATCATTCCCGGCATTTTCGAGAATGTCCGCTACGTTCCAATCCCCCGTATTGAGGTTTCGGATCCCATAGTGGATGTTGTGGTGGAGAACCTCTGCCTTGAGGGTGACAACCTGATGCCCAACGTTGTGGAGTTCGGCAGCGACAACTACTTCCGCTGGGGCCGTAAGAAGATTAATAACAAGCGTGATAACAAAATCATGATTTCCATGTCTGGCATCCAGATGGATCTGCGCGACGTCAGCTACTATATCAACAAGAAGGAGGGCTTCCCGGCTATCACCGACCGTGGTGTTATGGATATCTTCCTTGGTGGTGAAGGCCTCAGCATCAGGATCGCTGCTTCCACTGCCCAGAAGAACGACAATGAGCACTTCTTCAAGCTGGACAAGGTGAATGTGGGCATCAAGAACATGGACATTAAGCTGAAGAAATCCAGCCACAAGCTGCTCTTCAACACTTTCAAGCCCATGCTGTTCCGCGTGGTCAGACCTGCTCTGCAGAAGGTGGTCGAGGGCCAGATCCGTGAGGCTTTCAGAAGGGGCGACCTCTTCGCCAAAGATATTCATACCGAGGCCACGCGTGCCCAGAAAGCTGCCCGTGAAGATCCCGCGAACGCCCCATCAATCTTCTCTCGCTACGCCGATGCCGTTCGAGCTCGTACCCAAGCCAAGGCCAAGCAGGTCGAGGGCGCTGCCAAGCGTGACACTAAGGTCCAGACTCTGATGACCCTCCACGGTTCCATCTTCCCTGACGTCGAGCTTCCCGGAGCTGTCTCCACCAAGGCCACTGAGTACGCCGACCTGGCTGCCAAGGGTGAGCGCTGGGAGTCCCCCATCTTCAGCATCGGCAGCGCATCCGAGTCCACCGGCATCCCGTCTGGCGGCCCCATCATCAAAAAGTCTGCTGCCAGCACCCACGGTGCAGGTGCCGCCGGAGTTGTTTCCGCCGCAAGTGTCTCTGGCGCCACCGCAGCCGCCGCTTCCAATACTGCGAACGGCACCAACGGAAATAAGGCCTCTGAATACCAGTCCCGTGGCTTTTCCGATGAGGTTGATCAAGCTTTCGTCAATCACAAGTCCCAGAACTTGGGTGAAGCTGCTAAGCATCGTGTCAGCGGTGCCAATGACGCTGACGGCG
- a CDS encoding Aromatic-ring-hydroxylating dioxygenase, alpha subunit — translation MPHPQVKEHVCKLCRNAMDCDETELYRATGLKWLRVELVSLEQPLTELAIQNHQNTVLPPGIMLDQMDHVLSTLKSLGPNVVHETNDAPPKHEIHTESLAV, via the exons ATGCCACACCCACAGGTGAAAGAACATGTGTGCAAGCTCTGCCGCAACGCCATGGATTGTGACGAA ACAGAGCTATACCGTGCCACGGGTTTGAAATGGCTCCGTGTGGAGTTAGTGTCTTTGGAGCAGCCGTTGACAGAACTTGCGATCCAGAATCATCAGAACACCGTTTTACCTCCAGGGATTATGTTGGATCAAATGGACCATGTGCTGAGTACGCTAAAGTCTCTTGGACCCAATGTGGTGCACGAAACAAATGATGCCCCTCCCAAACATGAGATCCAC ACAGAGTCTTTAGCTGTGTAG